The Panthera uncia isolate 11264 chromosome B3 unlocalized genomic scaffold, Puncia_PCG_1.0 HiC_scaffold_1, whole genome shotgun sequence genome segment tactagggtcacctgggtagctcagttggttaagtgtctaactcttggttttggttcaggtcatgatctcacagttagtgagtttgagccctatgtcaggctctgtgctgacagcgcagagcctgcttgggattctctctctccctctctctctctctctgtccctcccccactcacacacaccatgcatgctctttctctctctcaaaataaataaatatacttaagacAATACTAATCTGTCTTGGTTAAAAGACATAAGATggcaaataaaagtaaacacaaaaatcgacaatgtttgttttaaaatcatggcctatgatttatttatgtttaaaatagatTTGAGAAGTTCTTACTACATTATTTATAGTCAGTGTATAATTTCAATAGAACTTTAAACAATTGCAGTTCAATTCCATGTAGTAttaacttttcttctcttctgattCTTGTGTCAatttcaacttttctttaaattccaccTTATCTCGGTAGTACTGTTCAAATATTGGTTGATAAATATACATTCCTCCAGCAATTCCAAGGATGCTAGCAAAAAGCAGTTGTGGAAGAGTCAATCTCCCAAACatttttcaacaaatgtattCAGTGCTTCTGCCACACAGtggttttgaaaaattatacTCCACATCCAGGAAAGATCTTCAGATCTGCGTACAAAAAAAATGGGAAGCAAAGCAATAACTTAGCACAGCATCCTTGAAAAGATTCTATGTCTCTACCTTGTTCCAGAGTGAATAGTATTTTCATCATAATATGTACATATCACTTGATTTAACTAAAGCACGAATAGAAATATACAGGGAGTATGGCAAATGAGGGTTGGGGATGGTGTGAGACAAAGCCAAATCCTATTACAGCATATTCTCCATAGTTTTaaatggataatttttaaaatggcaaaagtgagggggcggagagagacatACTGTTTACACCTTCACATACTACATGAAGCTAACTACTGTAATAAACAGCTCCCAGAAGTTGAAAGTGACTGTCAATCCAATctgaagtagaagaaagagaattgttacttttcattattgcccccccccttttttaaactattttatgggttttggtagTATGtgtgattaaaaacaatttttaaaaacaggctaAAAGATTTTGTGAGTTCCCTTTGATGCTTTAGAAGGTACAAGTAGACATCAAACATAAATAATTTCCATCCacttttgataaaaatataaaggagatCTGGCTGGGTTTACTTTTAAAAGCTGAGGAGTGAAAACTCCActatttctcagaaaattataCCTGAGAACACCTTAGTTTCTGGAGAAAACATGcttatgaaagaagaaagcaaagtaaaagattttcatgttttctcataGCAATCTTTCACCGTCACCTAGACCAGCCCCCGAGGTTACAAAAATTAGTGGCAGAACCGGTACTAGAAACCAGGTTGTCCTTAATATCGctaaaatggagaagaaatctaaataaatgacAGCTTACGAAGCATGCTATGGTTAATCGCCTGCTgaatgtaacagaaaaaaaaaaaaaaaaagcaagtcagcTGTTTGGAAGATAAACCACACCAAATAGGGAGATTCCCTCTTTTGCCGCTAGCTTGCTAAGTGACCCTAcccaagtcatttaacctttccGAACCTCATTTCCTACATCTGTACATCAGCTTAAATCATCCTACCCTACCCACTTGGTTCAACAGTTACTGAGCGACCACCCAAATAGTGAAATGTCACGCAAACACGTTTACTATTATCTTTACCACCAAAACGTCCCGAACGCGCGGCCTTGGCTTCGCTGACCCCGCCTCCTGCCTGCCCCAGTGCAAGGGAGCTCCAGCTCCTTCCTGCAGCTTCCGGAAGAGAAACCTGGGCTCAGAGACCTAGAAGCCAAGTCCCGGCAGCAATCTCACGAGAAggagaagccaaaggaaaaacGCAGGCGAACTCACGACAAAGCTTACCCGCGCCAGACAAACGTGCAATATTCCGAAGCAAAGACAAACTCGCAGGCCAGCGTGAGGAGGCTGCCTTTTCCCAGGTATCTCCGCGCCTGCGAGCTACGGCTGCTGCAGTGGCCAAACTTAATGAGCGGAAGAGCAACGCGCGTTACTTCAGGGTCCTTCTTCCGAGGGACTGAGGTGTCAGGGGATCCTCAGTAGATATCGAATAGGTGCAGGATGGAGCAAGAAGGTGGCAACGGCCGACTCTTTTTCCGCGGTCTGCAGAACCGCTCCCACGAGAAGATGAAGCTGCGAAAGAGAAAGTCAACTTTGTACCTCAGCCCCCCTAATAGCTCCGAGCGCAGCGGAGGTGAGTGATGGGGTGCGGGCGCGGAGCTCCGAGGCAGTGGCGGGAAGCCGCGGACCCTGAGCTAGGGCTCCATCTGCTGGGTAGGGTTGCCAAGAAATCGTGCGATCGAGAGATCCCTGCCTCTTGCAGGGTGCTTTTCTGCATCAGTTAATTCTGCCGCCGCCGGCCGTGTGGAGTGAATTTACAGGACGTTGCCACCCCCATTTTAGAAAGGGGGTACCCAGTCTGGGAGTTACCTGAGGTTTCGTAGCCGCGGAGGGGTTGATTCCTGGATGGGGTGGGACCAGGTCTGACTCCTAACCCATTTATTTTTCCCACCGccccctctgtcttctctttggtATTTCGTGATGATGTTGACAGGAGAAAAATCACCCCAGCAAGTGGGTTTTTGATATGTCGGAGGGGGGTTTTAATATAAAGATGGActtctcattcattcagtaaatatttgagcgCATTATATATACCAAGCACGGTATAAGTGGCTGAAAAGAATGCCGCGTTTCTCTTCTGGAAACCTGAGACCAAGAAAGGGGAGAATCATTTTGCTAAATGAAGAAGGAGGGTTGTGACGCGGGGCAAGGGAGAGGCAGCTGGACAAATAGTTGAACTTTTAGGGATCCAAGATCACCTGTCCAAAGGCCAGTTCTGTGTACTGTTTATTCTCCCCAGTCCACAGAGTAAAAGGGTTTTTTCACAAGGTATGCTTTCAGCAGATATATTTCAGTCGGGAGGTTTCTTTAAGTGTTTCTGAAAGATG includes the following:
- the PIGBOS1 gene encoding protein PIGBOS1 produces the protein MFGRLTLPQLLFASILGIAGGMYIYQPIFEQYYRDKVEFKEKLKLTQESEEKKS